TTCGCCTGGAAGGCTATACTGCTAAGCATTAATCCTAATCCCAGTATGAATAATCTGTTCATGGCTTTCAATTTTCATGTTAAAACTGTATTACTTTCGGCTTAGTTTGTACAATCTCTTCTATGCGGTCCATTACTTCATTGCTGAGCAATGGTAGCACCTCTAACGCGGTTAAATTTTCTTCTAACTGTTCTATTTTTGAAGCACCTAAAATAACAGAACTTACGTGTGGATTTTTAAGGCACCATGCCAAAGAAAGTTTAGCCAGGGACACATCGAGCGCATCAGCCAGTGTTTGCAACTGCTCTGCTTTCTTTAACTTTTCTTCATTCAACACTGCATCCTTTAACCATTCCATACCTTTCAGCTCCAAACGGGTATCCTTCGTTTTTTTAGTTGTATACTTACCCGACAGCAAGCCTGAAGCCAATGGCGACCAAATGGTAGTACCCAATCCATATTCTTTAAACAGCAAAAGGTACTCGTTTTCGAGCTTATTACGCTCCATTAAATTGTATTGAGGTTGCTCCATAGTTGGGCCAATAAGGTTGTATTGCTTAGCTACCCTAATAGCTTCCATAATCTCTGAGGCAT
This is a stretch of genomic DNA from Candidatus Pedobacter colombiensis. It encodes these proteins:
- a CDS encoding aldo/keto reductase gives rise to the protein MEYRHLGKSGLQVSALSLGSWLTFGHQISDKTADELMGIAYDAGVNFFDNAEGYAAGKSEIVMGRILKAHKWERESFVLSSKVFFGTENKGANRVGLSRKHVIEACNGALSRLQVDYLDLYFCHRPDRNTPIEETVWAMNTLLQQGKILYWGTSEWNASEIMEAIRVAKQYNLIGPTMEQPQYNLMERNKLENEYLLLFKEYGLGTTIWSPLASGLLSGKYTTKKTKDTRLELKGMEWLKDAVLNEEKLKKAEQLQTLADALDVSLAKLSLAWCLKNPHVSSVILGASKIEQLEENLTALEVLPLLSNEVMDRIEEIVQTKPKVIQF